The Streptomyces sp. V4I8 genome includes the window TGACCCACGCCGACATGGCGCTGATCACCGACCGCAGGGCCGCGCAGTCCTGACCGCACAGGGGCCCGCCCAGGGACCCGCACGGGGACCCACACCCCACCGAACGACCTGGAGACAGACCATGGACAAGATGCGCCCGCGCGTCGTGGACCTCAAAGAGATCGAGCCCAACCGCAAGCGCGGCGGCGACCTGCGCACCCTGCTCACCCCTGTCACGGTGGGTGCCACGAGCGGCTTCATGGGCCTGGCCATCATCCGGCCGGGCGAACGCATCAGCGAGCACTACCACCCGTACTCCGAGGAGTTCATCTACGTCGTGGAGGGCCGGCTGGAGGTCGATCTCGACGGAGAAACGTTTCCCCTCCGTTCCGACCAGGGCCTCATGATCCCCATCGACATGCGGCACCGCTTCCGCAACGTCGGCGACGAGGAAGCCCGCATGGTCTTCCATCTGGGCCCCCTCGCGCCGAACCCCAAGCTCGGCCACGTCGACACCGAGGCCCCGGAGATCAGCGACGACGTCCAGGCGTACCCGCTCGTCCAGGGGGAGGGTGCGCAGCCGGAACGCCCAGGGGTGCTGTCATGACCCGGCGCGTGGCGGTCACCGGCATAGGCGTGGTCGCCCCGGGCGGCATCGGGGTGTCGGCGTTCTGGGACCTCCTCTCGAACGGCCGCACCGCGACCCGCGGCATCACCCTGTTCGACCCCGAGGGCCTGCGGTCCCGGATAGCCGCCGAGTGCGACTTCGACCCCCTCGCGCACGGCCTCGACACCGACGTCGTCGAACGCGCCGACCGGTACATACAGTTCGCCCTCGTCGCCGCCCAGGAGGCCGTGGCCGACAGCGGTGTCGACTTCGGTGCCGAGGACCCCTGGCGGGTGGCCGTGTCCCTGGGCAGCGCGGTGGGCGGCACGACCCGACTCGAGCACGACTACGTCCTGGTCAGCGAACGGGGACAGCGCTGGGACGTCGACCACCGCGCCGCCGACCCGCAGCTGCACCGGGCGTTCTCGCCCAGCACACTGGCGGCCGACGTCGCGGAGCGGTTCGGCGCCCAGGGCCCGGTGCAGACCGTGTCCACCGGCTGCACCTCCGGACTCGACGCGGTGGGCTACGCCTTCCACACCATCGAGGAGGGCCGCGCCGACATCTGCATAGCCGGGGCCTCGGACTCCCCGATCTCCCCGATCACCATGGCCTGCTTCGACGCCATCAAGGCCACGTCACCCAACAACGACGACCCGGCACACGCCTCCCGCCCCTTCGACGCGCGGCGCGACGGCTTCGTCATGGGTGAGGGCGCCGCCGTACTCGTCCTGGAGGAGCTGGAGCACGCCCGCGCGCGCGGCGCGCACATCTACTGCGAGATCGGCGGCTACGCCACCTTCGGCAACGCCTACCACATGACCGGACTGACCTGCGAGGGCCTGGAGATGGCCCGGGCCATCGACGACACCCTCGACCACGCGCGCGTGGACCCCACGGAGATCGACTACGTCAACGCGCACGGCTCGGGCACCCGCCAGAACGACCGGCACGAGACCGCAGCGGTCAAGAAGTCGCTGGGCGCCCACGCCTACGACACGCCCATGAGCTCCATCAAGTCCATGGTGGGCCACTCGCTCGGCGCGATCGGCGCGATCGAGGTCGTCGCCTGTGTGCTCGCGCTGGCCCGCCAGGTGGTCCCGCCGACAGCGAACTACGAGACCCCGGACCCCGAGTGCGACCTGGACTACGTCCCGCGCACCGCCCGCCCGCGCAGGCTCGACAACGTGCTCTCCGTGGGCAGCGGCTTCGGCGGGTTCCAGTCCGCGGTGCTCCTGACGGGGCCGAGTGGGAGGAGACGACGATGAGCGGTCAACGCACCCGGCCCACCGCGGTCACCGGCCTCGGTGTGGTCGCACCCAACGGCCTGGACGCGGACACCTACTGGAAGTCCGTCAAGGAGGGCGCGAGCGTACTGGACCGGGTCACCCGGGAGGGCTGCGAGCACCTTCCGCTGCGGGTCGCCGGCGAGGTCCGGGGATTCGACCCGTCGGCGCTCATCGAGGAGACCTTCCTCGTCCAGACCGACAAGTTCACCCACTTCGCGCTGGCCGCCGTCGACGCCGCGCTGCAGGACGCGGGGCTGAGCAGCAGCGCCGCCGACTCGCCGTACTCCGTCGGTGTGGTGACCGCGGCCGGGTCCGGCGGCGGTGAGTTCGGCCAGCGGGAGCTGCAGAAGCTGTGGGGACAGGGATCCCGGTTCGTCGGGCCGTACCAGTCCATCGCCTGGTTCTACGCGGCCAGCACCGGCCAGATCTCCATCCGCAAGGGCTTCAAGGGCCCCTGCGGGGTGGTGGCCAGCGACGAGGCGGGCGGCCTGGACGCCGTCGCGCACGCCGCCCGGGCCGTGCACCGGGGGACTGACGTGGTCGTGGTCGGGGCCGCCGAGGCGCCGCTCGCCCCCTACTCGGGGGTCTGCCAGCTCGGCTACCCCGAGCTCAGCACCGTCGAGGACCCGACCCGCGCCTACCGCCCCTTCACCTCGGCGGCCTGCGGTTTCGTACCCGCCGAGGGCGGCGCCGTACTGGTCGTGGAGGACCTGGAACGGGCCCGGCGCCGGGAGGTGTCCATCCGGGCCACCGTGGCCGGACACGCCGCCACCTTCACCGGCGCCTCGCGCTGGGACCGGTCGCGGGAGGGCCTCGCGCACGCCATTCGCGGCGCCCTCGACGAGGCCGGCTGCGCACCGGAGGAGATCGACGTGGTCTTCGCCGACGCGATGGGCGTACCCGAGGCGGACCGTGCGGAGGCGCTCGCCCTCGCCGACGCCCTCGGCCCGCACGGCACCCGCGTGCCGGTGACCGCCCCCAAGACCGGTATCGGGCGGTCGTACTGCGGGGCACCCCTGCTGGACATCGTGGCCGCGGTGCAGGCCATGGAGCACGGGCAGATACCGCCGACGCCGGGCGTCTTCGACATCTGCCACGACATCGACCTGGTGACCGCCGAGGCCCGCCCGGCCGAGCTCCGCACCGCCCTGGTCCTCAGCCGGGGACTCATGGGCTCCAACGCGGCGCTCGTGTTGCGTCGCGGCCCCGCAAGCGCCGTCTGACAGAACAACAAGGAGAACCCGTATGACCACGGACGTGACCCAAGTGACCGTCGAGGACCTGGCCGCCCTGATGAAGACGGCCGCCGGCGTGACCGTCGACCCGCAGGAACTCGAACGCCGGGTGGACACACCCTTCGGCGAGTTCGGGCTGGACTCGCTCGGCCTGCTCGGCATCGTGGGCGAGCTGGAGAACCGGCACGGCCAGGCGCTGCCCACCGACGCCGAGCGCTGCAAGAGCCCCCGCGCCTTCCTCGACCTCGTCAACGGCGCCCTCACGACAGGAGCCTGAAGTGGCCGGACACACCGAGAACGAGATCACCATCGCCGCACCCGTCGACCTCGTCTGGGACATGACGAACGACCTGGACCGCTGGCCCCAGCTGTTCAGCGAGTACGCCTCCTGCGAGGTGCTCTCCCGCGAGGGCGACACGGTGACCTTCCGCCTGACCATGCACCCCGACGAGAACGGCAAGGTGTGGAGCTGGGTGTCGGAACGGGTCGCCGACCGCGAGAAGCTCATCGTCCGTGCCCGCCGGGTCGAGACCGGCCCCTTCGAGTACATGAACATCGTGTGGGAGTACGAGGAGACCCCCCGCGGCACCCGGATGCACTGGACGCAGGACTTCGCCATGAAGCCCGACGCCCCGGTCGACGACGCCGGGATGACGGAGATCATCAACCGCAACTCGCCCATCCAGATGGAGCTCATCCGCAAGCGTGTGGAGGACGCATGCACCACGCACTGATCGTCGCCAGGATGGCCCCGCAGTCGGCCAAGGACATCGCCGACGTCTTCGCGGCCTCCGACCGCGGCGAACTCCCGCACCTCGTCGGGGTGACCAAGCGCTCCCTGTTCCAGTTCGGCGATGTGTACATGCACTTCATCGAGGCCGAGCAGGACCCGGGACCCGCCATCGCGAAGGTGGCCGGACACCCCGAGTTCGTCGACATCAGCAAGCGGCTCGAAGCCTTCGTCAGTCCCTACGACCCCGAGACCTGGCGGAGTCCGAAGGACGCCATGGCGCGCTGCTTCTACCAGTGGGAACGCTGACCACGGGGAAGCCGGACGACAAGGGCCGCCGCCCGCGCTTCCTCGGCGCGGGCGGCGGCCCTTGTCGTGCGAGTTCCGCGGTTGCGTGAGCGCTACGAACGCGCGAGCCCCGGCATCAGCCGCAGCGCGTTCTCCCGGTTGATGGCCTGCAGTTGCCGCTCCGAGAGGAAGGGGTCGCTGTCCAGCGCGGGTGTCACGCTGTCGACGATGACGTGCGCCGGGGTGGGCGGCCAGTCGGTGCCGAAGAGGATGCGGTCGGGGTCGACCGTGGCCAGCAGGGTCGGCGTGGCCGAGGGCGACATGGGGCCGGCGGTGTCGAAGTAGAACCGGTGGAGGTAGTCACGGACCCGGCCGGGCTCGATCGGGGGGTTGAGCCGCCCGCCGAAGAGGTCGAGCCGGGTGGCCATGTAGGGGAGGAAGCCCCCTCCGTGCGGCAGGATGAAGCTGAGGTTCGGATAGCGGTCCAGGGTGCCGTTCCTGATGAGGTTGATGGCCGCACGCGTGGTGTCCTGAAGGAAGTCGCACACGAACGGCGGCATCCCAGGCAGCCCCTCGGCGCCGTCCTTGCCGGCCGCCACCTCCATGGGGTGCGTGCTGATGACCGCCGACCGGTCGTTCAGCTCCCGCAGCAGACGGTCGTGCGACTCGTCACCGAGGAAGACACCGTTGACACTGGTCCGGGTGCTCACCCCGATCGCCCCGAGCTCGTCGAGACCGTGGCGCACGCTCCACGAGGAGAGCTCCAGGTCGTCGAGGAAGACCGGGGTGAAGAAGGCGAAGCGGGCGGGGTTGGCCTCGACGACGTCGGCCGCGGCCCGCAGGGCGACCCTGGCGCTCTCCTGGCGCTCGGCGCGCTCCCGCAGCCGGCCCAGCATCGCGACGGTCATGACGGAGGTGGCGATGCCCGTCTTGTCCATGACCTCCAGCGCCGCGTTCAGGTCCCAGCGGGTCCACCAGGGGAGCTTCTCGCGGCTGACGACGCCTCGGGACTCCGCCCAGTCCAGCCAGGCCGGGGCGGTGAAGTGGTGATGGACGTCGATGCGTCCGGCAAGGGTCATAACAACGTCCTCGTCGTGGGGTGTGGAGAGGGTGTTCAGTCGCGGCAGAGCACGCTCTGCAGCACGTTCGTCAGCACGCGATCGGCGTCCGGCATCGCGGCGTCCGCCCGCCAGGCGACGAATCCGTCCGGGCGTACGAGCAGGGCACCGTCCTCGGCCGTGCCGTGCAGCTCCGCCCAGTCGGCGTCCGTGTCGGGGGCGAGGTCGTGGTCGGGTCCCGTTCCCACGAGATACGCCTCGACCGGGACGCCCAGGTTCAAGGAGGCCTTCTCCACGGCGCTGCGCCACTTCTGCCCGCCGGACCCGGCGAGCAGCACGAAGGAACGCTCGTACAGGTCGAGCGTGGAGATCCTGCTGTCCCCTCGCATGACCCACATGTGGGGCGCACGGCTCCCCGGCTCACCCCCCAGCTGGAAGGTGTCGGGGACGATCGCCTGCTCCGCGCTGGCGCCCACCACGGCGTTCGACGCGTACCGGTAGCAGAGGGCGACGGTCATCAGGTCCGCCGGGTCGTTGTTGCGTCCGGCGGCGGGGCTGAACCCCGGGTGCTGTTCGTCGGCCGCCTGCACGCACGCGCGCGTGCCGGTCGCCAGGGCTACGGGCCGTCGTTCGAGCTCGTAGCTGTCGAGCAACGACGGACAGGCCCAGCCGTGCAGCACCGCGGCGAGCTTCCAGGCGAGGTTGTGGGCGTCCTGGATGCCGGTGTTGGAGCCGAACGCCCCGGTGGGCGGCATCTCGTGGGCCGAGTCGCCGGCCAGGAAGACGCGGCCGGCGCCGTAGCTGTCGGCGACCCGCTTCGAGGCGTGCCAGGGGGCCTTGCCGGTGATCTCGACGTCGATGTCCGGTGTGCCGACGGCGGCGCGGATGTGTGCCGCCAGCCGCTCGTCGGTGAAGTCCTCCAGCTCCTCGCCCCGGTCGGGGTACCAGGGAACGTGGATCACCCATCGCTCCTTGTTGTCCACCGGCAGCAAGGCGCCCTCGCCCTGCGGGTCGGTGACGTAACAGACGACGAATCGCCGGTCCCCGACGTGGTTCTTCAGGGTCTTGCTGCGGAACGTCACGCTGACGTTGTGGAACAGCTCTCCCGGCCCCGACTGGCCGATCCCCAGGTGGTTGCGGACGGGACTGCGGGGGCCGTCGGCGGCCACCAGGTACTCGGCGTCCACCGTGTGGGTCTCGCCTGATTCCCGGTTCCTGATCTGCGCCCGTACGCCGTCCGCGTGCTCCGTGAAGGAGAGCATCTCCGAGTTGAAGCGGACGTCGGCACCCTGCTCGCGGGCGTACTCCAACAGCACCGGTTCGAGGTCGTTCTGGCTGCACAGGCACCAGTCGGCGGAGCTCACCCGGGAGATGTCCATGCCTCCGGAGATGTCGCCGATGATCCAGCGGCGCTGCGTCCCGGTGAGTCTGTCCACCTGCAGAATGCCGTCGTTCCCGGCGAGAACGCGGGCCGCCTCCCGGATGCGTGACTCCAGTCCGGCGGTCCGGTAAATCTCCATGGTGCGCACGTTGTTGCCGCGGCCGCGCGGGTGCGTGGATGTCCCGGCATGCCGCTCCACGAGCATGTGCTCAATTCCGAGGCGCCCCAGGAAGACCGAAGTGGAAAGACCCACCAGGGAGCCGCCGACGATGAGAACTGGTACAGATTCCGCTTCGTGTCCGCTCACGTCGACGATGTTTACCAAGGAGGACTGCCACACACACGTCATCCGGCGAGCCGACCCATATGGACCAGCACCGTTTGCGACGCGGTGTCGCCCGGGAAACTGTGGCTCCGACCACGGAAATTCACGCCGAACCCGGGGACCAGTCATGACGCAAGCATTCGCATCCGAGGAATCCGAGGCACTCTCGCCCGAGGAGGCCGCGGCCGCGGCCTCGAACTGCACCCGGGAGTTTCGGGCCAACCCGCATCCCGTGTACGCCACGCTCAGGGAGAACGCGCCGGTCTGCCCGCTGTCGCCGCCGCACGGTGTCGAGACGTACCTCATCACGCGTTATGACGACGCCCGGGCCGCCCTGGCCGATCCGCGGCTGAGCAAGGACATGTACGGCGCCATCGACGCCTACCACCGAATCTTCGGCGACTCGTCGATCGCGCTGGACGACAACATGCTCTTCTCGGACCCCCCGAAGCACACCAGGCTCCGGAGAATCGTCGGCAGCACCTTCACTCCGAAAAGGGTGGAATCGCTGCGGACGCGCGTCCAGCAGATCACCGACGTACTGCTCGATGCCTGCCCGAAGTCGGGCGCGGTGAACCTGCTCCCGGAGTTCTGTTTCCCGCTGCCACTGCATGTGATCTGTGAACTCCTGGGCGTCCCGGAGAACGAGCGCAAGCAGGCTCAGGAATGGTCCGCCACCGTCGCGCAGACCGGTTTCGGGCCGGAGGCACGAAAGAAGCTGGAAATCGCCGAGGGAAATCTGCGCGACTATCTCGTCGACCTGTGCGCGCGAAAGCGGCAGGAACCCGACGGAGGTCTGCTCAGCGCCCTCGTCACGGCCCAGGACCAGGAAGGCGCGCTCACCGACCACGAACTCGTCTCGACGGCGTGGGTCCTCCTCTTCGCGGGCCACAAGTCGACGGCGTACCAGATCGGCAACGCCGTCTACCACTTGCTCAGCCGGCCGGACCAGAAGGAACTGGCGCTCCGGGACGCGAACTCCATGAACGCGGCCATCGAGGAGATCTTCCGGTTCGAGACCTCCGTGGAGAACTCCACCTTCCGCCACGCGAAGGAGGACATCGTGATCCGGGACACGCTCATCCCCAAGGGTGCGCTCGTCCAGATCTCGATCACCGGGGCCAACCGCGACCCGGAGATGTTCGCCGCGCCCGACGAGATGGACGTCCAGCGCCCGAACGTCCAGGCGACCCATCTCGCCTTCGGCTACGGCCCGCACTACTGCATCGGCGCGCCGCTCGCCCGGCTGGAGATGCAGCTCGCCCTCACCGCGCTCTTCGCCCGCTACCCGCGTATGACCCTGGCCGTGGCACCGGAGGAGGCGCGCTGGATGACCGTGCCGTTCCCCGCCTTCCGCGGGCTGGCGGAACTCCCGGTCGTCCTCGACCCGTCCTGACGGGAGCACCGTGCAACCCATGGAACGTGTGCGCGTCATGCGACTGCTCCACGTGCGGGAGGGACGCGAGACCGACTTCGTGGACTCCTACCAGTCCGTACTGAAACGCGCCGAGCGCTTCCCCGGACACCTCGGCGAACAGCTGTGCCGCTCCCTGGACGATCCCGCCCGGTGGCTGCTCACCAGCGAGTGGGAGAGCCTGGAGTCAGTCCAGCGGTGGCGGACCGACCCCGATCACCAGGCCCTGGTCGGACCGATGAACGCCTGCCTGCACGACGACCGGTCGACGTCCGTCTTCCGGATCAGGGACCTGGTGGCCGAGTAGGCGGCCCGACCGAAAGGCGAGACAGGGCTGACCGGCATGTGACCGGCCGGTAAGGTCGGTCGCGTGCCGAAGCCGCTCAGTCTTCCCTTCGATCCCATCGCGCGCGCCGACGAACTCTGGAAGCAGCGCTGGGGAAACGTGCCGTCCATGGCCGCCATCACCTCGATCATGCGCGCACAGCAGATCCTGCTCGCCGAGGTCGACTCCGTGGTCAAGCCGTACGGGCTGACGTTCGCGCGGTACGAGGCGCTGGTGCTGCTCAACTTCTCCAAGGCCGGCGAGCTGCCGATGTCCAAGATCGGCGAGCGGCTCATGGTGCATCCCACGTCCGTGACGAACACCGTCGACCGGCTGGTCAGGTCCGGCCTGGTCGCCAAGCGGCCCAACCCCAACGACGGGCGCGGCACGCTCGCCTCCATCACCGGGAAGGGCCGGGAGGTCGTCGAGGCGGCCACCCGCGACCTGATGGCCATGGACTTCGGACTCGGGGTGTACGACGCCGAGGAGTGCGCGGAGATCTTCGCGATGCTGCGGCCCCTGCGAGTGGCGGCACACGACTTCGAAGAGAGCTGACCCGGGGCCCGGGGCAAGATCTACCGGAACGGGTGGTTACGCTCGTACGCATGAAGAAGAGCGTCCTGACCCGCTACCGGGTGATGGCCTACGTCACCGCCGTCATGCTGCTCGTGCTGTGCACCTGCATGGTGTTCAAGTACGGCTTCGACAAGGGCGAGGACGTCACCTTCGCCGTCTCCCAGGTCCACGGTTTCCTCTACATCATCTACCTGGTCTTCGCCTTCGACCTCGGCTCCAAGGCCAAGTGGTCGTTCGGCAAGCTGCTGTGGGTGCTGCTCTCCGGGACGATTCCCTTCGCCGCCTTCTTCGTCGAGCGCAAGGTCACCGCCGAGGTCGAACCGCTGGTCAACGGGCCGGCGCCGGCCGTCGCCAACGCCTGACGCAACCGCCGTACCGACGCGTACGGCGGTTCTCCCATCGACATTTACTAGGACGTCCTAGTAAATTCAAAGGTATGGACGCTGACGCCATCGAGGAGGGCCGCCGTCGCTGGCAGGCCCGGTACGACGCCGCGCGCAAGCGCACGGCGGATTTCACCACGCTCTCCGGGGATCCCGTGGAGCCGGTGTACGGGCCCCTGCCGGGAGACAGGTACGAGGGCTTCGAGCGGATCGGGTGGCCCGGGGAGTACCCCTTCACGCGCGGGCTGTATCCGACCGGCTACCGGGGGCGGACGTGGACCATCCGGCAGTTCGCCGGGTTCGGGAACGCCGAGCAGACCAACGAGCGCTACAAGATGATCCTCCGCAACGGCGGCGGCGGACTCTCGGTCGCCTTCGACATGCCGACGCTCATGGGCCGCGACTCCGACGACTCCCGCTCGCTGGGCGAGGTCGGGCACTGCGGTGTCGCCATCGACTCGGCCGCCGACATGGAGGTCCTGTTCCAGGACATCCCGCTGGGCGACGTGACGACGTCCATGACCATCAGCGGTCCCGCCGTCCC containing:
- a CDS encoding acyl carrier protein yields the protein MTTDVTQVTVEDLAALMKTAAGVTVDPQELERRVDTPFGEFGLDSLGLLGIVGELENRHGQALPTDAERCKSPRAFLDLVNGALTTGA
- a CDS encoding TcmI family type II polyketide cyclase; the encoded protein is MHHALIVARMAPQSAKDIADVFAASDRGELPHLVGVTKRSLFQFGDVYMHFIEAEQDPGPAIAKVAGHPEFVDISKRLEAFVSPYDPETWRSPKDAMARCFYQWER
- a CDS encoding MarR family winged helix-turn-helix transcriptional regulator translates to MPKPLSLPFDPIARADELWKQRWGNVPSMAAITSIMRAQQILLAEVDSVVKPYGLTFARYEALVLLNFSKAGELPMSKIGERLMVHPTSVTNTVDRLVRSGLVAKRPNPNDGRGTLASITGKGREVVEAATRDLMAMDFGLGVYDAEECAEIFAMLRPLRVAAHDFEES
- a CDS encoding antibiotic biosynthesis monooxygenase; amino-acid sequence: MERVRVMRLLHVREGRETDFVDSYQSVLKRAERFPGHLGEQLCRSLDDPARWLLTSEWESLESVQRWRTDPDHQALVGPMNACLHDDRSTSVFRIRDLVAE
- a CDS encoding cupin domain-containing protein, producing the protein MDKMRPRVVDLKEIEPNRKRGGDLRTLLTPVTVGATSGFMGLAIIRPGERISEHYHPYSEEFIYVVEGRLEVDLDGETFPLRSDQGLMIPIDMRHRFRNVGDEEARMVFHLGPLAPNPKLGHVDTEAPEISDDVQAYPLVQGEGAQPERPGVLS
- a CDS encoding SRPBCC family protein; translated protein: MAGHTENEITIAAPVDLVWDMTNDLDRWPQLFSEYASCEVLSREGDTVTFRLTMHPDENGKVWSWVSERVADREKLIVRARRVETGPFEYMNIVWEYEETPRGTRMHWTQDFAMKPDAPVDDAGMTEIINRNSPIQMELIRKRVEDACTTH
- a CDS encoding ketosynthase chain-length factor produces the protein MSGQRTRPTAVTGLGVVAPNGLDADTYWKSVKEGASVLDRVTREGCEHLPLRVAGEVRGFDPSALIEETFLVQTDKFTHFALAAVDAALQDAGLSSSAADSPYSVGVVTAAGSGGGEFGQRELQKLWGQGSRFVGPYQSIAWFYAASTGQISIRKGFKGPCGVVASDEAGGLDAVAHAARAVHRGTDVVVVGAAEAPLAPYSGVCQLGYPELSTVEDPTRAYRPFTSAACGFVPAEGGAVLVVEDLERARRREVSIRATVAGHAATFTGASRWDRSREGLAHAIRGALDEAGCAPEEIDVVFADAMGVPEADRAEALALADALGPHGTRVPVTAPKTGIGRSYCGAPLLDIVAAVQAMEHGQIPPTPGVFDICHDIDLVTAEARPAELRTALVLSRGLMGSNAALVLRRGPASAV
- a CDS encoding beta-ketoacyl synthase codes for the protein MTRRVAVTGIGVVAPGGIGVSAFWDLLSNGRTATRGITLFDPEGLRSRIAAECDFDPLAHGLDTDVVERADRYIQFALVAAQEAVADSGVDFGAEDPWRVAVSLGSAVGGTTRLEHDYVLVSERGQRWDVDHRAADPQLHRAFSPSTLAADVAERFGAQGPVQTVSTGCTSGLDAVGYAFHTIEEGRADICIAGASDSPISPITMACFDAIKATSPNNDDPAHASRPFDARRDGFVMGEGAAVLVLEELEHARARGAHIYCEIGGYATFGNAYHMTGLTCEGLEMARAIDDTLDHARVDPTEIDYVNAHGSGTRQNDRHETAAVKKSLGAHAYDTPMSSIKSMVGHSLGAIGAIEVVACVLALARQVVPPTANYETPDPECDLDYVPRTARPRRLDNVLSVGSGFGGFQSAVLLTGPSGRRRR
- a CDS encoding amidohydrolase family protein, yielding MTLAGRIDVHHHFTAPAWLDWAESRGVVSREKLPWWTRWDLNAALEVMDKTGIATSVMTVAMLGRLRERAERQESARVALRAAADVVEANPARFAFFTPVFLDDLELSSWSVRHGLDELGAIGVSTRTSVNGVFLGDESHDRLLRELNDRSAVISTHPMEVAAGKDGAEGLPGMPPFVCDFLQDTTRAAINLIRNGTLDRYPNLSFILPHGGGFLPYMATRLDLFGGRLNPPIEPGRVRDYLHRFYFDTAGPMSPSATPTLLATVDPDRILFGTDWPPTPAHVIVDSVTPALDSDPFLSERQLQAINRENALRLMPGLARS
- a CDS encoding cytochrome P450; translated protein: MTQAFASEESEALSPEEAAAAASNCTREFRANPHPVYATLRENAPVCPLSPPHGVETYLITRYDDARAALADPRLSKDMYGAIDAYHRIFGDSSIALDDNMLFSDPPKHTRLRRIVGSTFTPKRVESLRTRVQQITDVLLDACPKSGAVNLLPEFCFPLPLHVICELLGVPENERKQAQEWSATVAQTGFGPEARKKLEIAEGNLRDYLVDLCARKRQEPDGGLLSALVTAQDQEGALTDHELVSTAWVLLFAGHKSTAYQIGNAVYHLLSRPDQKELALRDANSMNAAIEEIFRFETSVENSTFRHAKEDIVIRDTLIPKGALVQISITGANRDPEMFAAPDEMDVQRPNVQATHLAFGYGPHYCIGAPLARLEMQLALTALFARYPRMTLAVAPEEARWMTVPFPAFRGLAELPVVLDPS
- a CDS encoding DUF3817 domain-containing protein, which produces MKKSVLTRYRVMAYVTAVMLLVLCTCMVFKYGFDKGEDVTFAVSQVHGFLYIIYLVFAFDLGSKAKWSFGKLLWVLLSGTIPFAAFFVERKVTAEVEPLVNGPAPAVANA
- a CDS encoding FAD-dependent oxidoreductase gives rise to the protein MTCVWQSSLVNIVDVSGHEAESVPVLIVGGSLVGLSTSVFLGRLGIEHMLVERHAGTSTHPRGRGNNVRTMEIYRTAGLESRIREAARVLAGNDGILQVDRLTGTQRRWIIGDISGGMDISRVSSADWCLCSQNDLEPVLLEYAREQGADVRFNSEMLSFTEHADGVRAQIRNRESGETHTVDAEYLVAADGPRSPVRNHLGIGQSGPGELFHNVSVTFRSKTLKNHVGDRRFVVCYVTDPQGEGALLPVDNKERWVIHVPWYPDRGEELEDFTDERLAAHIRAAVGTPDIDVEITGKAPWHASKRVADSYGAGRVFLAGDSAHEMPPTGAFGSNTGIQDAHNLAWKLAAVLHGWACPSLLDSYELERRPVALATGTRACVQAADEQHPGFSPAAGRNNDPADLMTVALCYRYASNAVVGASAEQAIVPDTFQLGGEPGSRAPHMWVMRGDSRISTLDLYERSFVLLAGSGGQKWRSAVEKASLNLGVPVEAYLVGTGPDHDLAPDTDADWAELHGTAEDGALLVRPDGFVAWRADAAMPDADRVLTNVLQSVLCRD